From the genome of Burkholderia cepacia ATCC 25416:
GAAGCGATAACCCGGCGCTACTGCAATAGGGCCTTGGACCATCTTCAAAGCGCTGCCATTTCGCCGGACTGTCAGTGTGTATTGGAAAACACCTGCACGCTCCAAGTCTGTTGCATCTGGCTCTAGCGTTGGATAATTAGGCAATACTAGTGATATGGAAAGCGTCCCCACACCATCCTTGGTAATGGTGCGCTTCAGATCCATTCCGTCTTGCCAAATTCCGTAGATAGGGAAGATACTTCGTATAACGACATCGCGAGCCAAAGTGGATGGAGTCTCCCAGTTCGCGACTGCCCGGACACCGTAGACAGCGCCGTGAAACGCGACAAGTTCTTGCTCTAGCGATTTGTAGCGATACTTTGAATCGCCAAGGCTCCAATAGCTATGCGCCAGCCAGGCTTCGTCGGGCTGAAACTTGGCGAGCGCGGCCTGGTAACTGAAATATGCTACCCCTACCGTGGCAACCAATGCTAGGACAAGCCACCCAACGGGGCCCATGAAGCCGAGCGTGACGCTAGCAGCATTTAGCAACAGGCCAGCCGCCGCCAACATGCCACTTCCGGCGGACGCCAAGTACATTCTGCCAGCCTCGGAATTTTGTTGCACATTGAAGGCGTTAGACGCACGTATTCCGTCCGAAATTGCGCCCAAGGCGGCGGTGATTGCACCGACCCTAGTTGCAAGCGTTCGCGCTGATACTGCGGCCCTCCGTGCCGTGGCAAGCGACTCCCCTCTCGCCAATGCACGTAGCTGGATCAGATCACCCTGAACGAACATTCCCGCACTGATCACAGCTGCCGCTGCAGCAAAAGCATTGACGCCGTTGGCTAGACCTGAAACCGACCTATCAACTTTATTGTTCGTAATATCTTTGATCGACGATCTTAGTGCCATCAGGGCCGAAACGGCAGCAAGACCCGTGAATGCATACTCGCCACGTACAATTCCTGTTTGGGCGCCACTGTATGCACGACCCTGGCGCATGCGCTCCATCATGCGCTTGAACACGTTTCCTTCAAGTTTGAACTTCTGAGTATTGCTCGCTGTTGGTTGTACTGGCGATATGCGGTTCGCCTTGTCGCCGATACGCACCTCCTCAAATAGGAGTACGTTAGCAGGCTGGTTACGCAACGGCCTGATGACCGTGATTCCCCACTTCCTTAGCTGCTCGGTGTTCATACTTCGCTCGCCACGGAACTTGGCATACTGAAAATTCGCCTCTGCGCTGGTAACTCGATACGTAACGATGGTGCTTCCCACACGGACTTCTGCATATAAACGCAAGCGTCGCACTACGCCACTAGCGGTTGTGTCAGGTAAGTTCATATCAGCGAGTTGTGACAGCATCTGGCTTGCCAACAAATCGGAGTGTTGCGTGGCCGGATATGACAGATTTAGCTGAAAAATTGGCGCGAAGGCAGAGACACCAATGTCAAGCACGCTCTTTAGTACCGGCGGGTTGTCGAAATGGTTGTGCAGTTCGGGAATACCGTGTGCTAGAGCGAGCCAAACCGGGCTTTTTCCCGGCGCGGCCAGCAGCAGATCGCGGTAGGCTGACCGACCGCGTTGACTGAGTGTCAGACTACCGACACAACGCGCGATAACATGCTCATAGCCTTGAGCATTCTCTTTCGCGCCCAAGTCGAAGCAGGACAGTGCCTTGCTAAACCACCCCTCCCGCCATTCCTCACCCATGGCGCTACCCGCTGTTCTGATCCAACCCTCCAGATCATTCACTTGCGTCTCAATTTCGGATTGCTTGGCCTTGATGTCGCGTTCATAGGAGAGCATGAACGGTATAGCATTCCCATGAGCGCGATCTGCATTATCGTTCGCGTAATAGCGAACCAGCTTCTGTCGCTTTGCATAGGCCTCCACACCTGCATGCTTCTGGAGGCTTTGCAAATACTGTTTGATCATCGTCGCGCTGGTGTATGCATGATTGTTGTCAGCTTCGTACACTTGACGATCGGCTGCGGCAACAGCAGCAAGATGTGCCAATTCACTGGTGATGCCGATCGGATCGTGCAGCACCACCGCCAAAGGAACAACGCCCTTTGTCGGAGCAAGCGCCATATGTGCACCCGCAATCACCACGTCGTAGGTCGCATACTTTTCTGGCTCCGCTATTTCGCTCCATTTGTAGTACCCCGATTTTCCATTCAAAGTCGGCCTTACGAGCTCCGGTGCGGCGGATGCGACTAGTCGCGATATTGAACGCATGCGTTTGTTCAATGCCACCGGATGGTTTCACCTTTGTCGCCAGCTTGGTGCGGATGCCACCTTTATCAATCTCGATATTCCAGAGCCTTGCGTGGGTTAGCATTGTTTCGCTAACCATCAGGTAAACGATCTCTGCGGTTTTGCTCTCCGGAGCAAGTAGGAATGGTTTGGCACCGGCCATATCGGGGCGTGCGAGCCGACCTGGTGTGGCGTCGTTGTCATCGGCACGAGTCCACCAAATGCGAGCAAAGCGCATGTCGTCGGTGACTTGGTAGTGTTGCGTCTGTAGTGGTCAACTAATCCCGGACACTGCGTTAAGTTTTTCTTCCGCAACTGGAGCAGCCCCCTGAAACGCCGGACACAGTCACCCACTTACAATAACGGGTAGGCATAGGACTGTGTTTTTGACTAACACTAGGCAGGAAGTGATGGAAGTGTTGACGGGCCCGGAGCGTCGGCGGCGCTGGACGGCGGAGCAGAAGCTGGCGATGGTTCGCGAGAGTTTTGAGCCGGGGAAATCGGTTTCGATGGTCGCGCGCCAGCACGGCGTGAATCCGAACCAACTGTTCCACTGGCGCAAGCTGTACCAGGATGGGAGCCTGTCAGCGGTCAAGGCCGGCGAGGAAGTAGTCCCGGCCTCGGAACTGGCCGATGCACTCAAGCAGATTCGTGAGTTGCAACGGATGCTCGGCAAGAAGACCATGGAGAACGAGATTCTCCGCGAAGCAGTCGAGTACGGCCGGGCAAAAAAATGGATAGCGCACTCGCCCTCGCTGCCGGAGGACGACCAGTGAAACTGGTTTGTGAAGTTCTCGGCGTGTCGCGCTCGAACGTATCGGCACGACTGTCGCGTCCGGCGACGTGGCGCGATGGCCGTCAATCGAGGCAGAGTGACGACGCGGACGCGGTCGAGGAGATCCGCCGGGTCATTGGCGATTTGCCCAGCTATGGCTATCGCCGGGTTTGGGGCATCTTGCGCAACGAGCGCGTTGCGGTCGGACTGGCGCCGTTTAATGCCAAGCGAATCTATCGCGTCATGCGCACACATGGGCTGCTGATGCAGCGCCGACCGATTCCACCTCGGCCCCAACGTCGACACGACGGCAAGGTAGCCGTCGAGCGCAGCAATCAGCGATGGTGCTCGGACGGCTTCGAATTCTGCTGCGACAACGGCGAGCCGCTGCGCGTAACGTTCGCGCTGGATTGCTGTGACCGTGAGGCGATGAGCTGGGCGGCTACGACGGCAGGCCACAGCGGCGACATCGTGCGCGACGTGATGCTGGCTGCAGTGGAAAATCGGTTTGGCATCGAGCTGCATACGCCGTCCGAAATCGAGTGGCTGAGCGACAACGGTTCGGGCTACACAGCCGACGACACGCGTCGGTTCGCAGTGGCCATCGGCCTGAAGCCATTGACCACGCCGGTATGCAGCCCGCAAAGTAATGGGATGGCCGAGAGCTTCGTGAAGACGATGAAACGCGACTACGTCGCCTTCATGCCGAAGCCGGACGCAGCGACTGCTGCACGCAATCTGGCCATCGCGTTCGAGCATTACAACGAGAAGCATCCCCATAGCGCGCTGAAATACCGCTCGCCTCGCGAGTTCCGGCGCTCGATGGATTCAGCAACCTTAGTGTGAGGCTGTGTCCGGTATTACAGGGTCAACTCCAGCAACCGCCGGCGCCAGTCCGTCATTGAACTGATGCGGCCGTATCCAGTTGTACCGGTGCATCAGGTAGTGGCTGATGTCCCGGTGTGCCTCCTGCGCCGACATGTAGCCCACTGACGGTAGCCATTCGGTCTTGAAGCTGCGGAACAGCCTCTCCATCGGGGAGTTATCCCAACAATTTCCTCGACGGCTCATGCTCTGCTGTATCCGATAGCGCCAGAGGCGCTGACGGAATTTCCGGCTTGCATATTGGCCGCCTTGATCCGAGCCTATCCGAAACTTTGTGTGCGAGGCATAAACTGGCGACCAAGGAGCCACTTTTATGCCACGCAAACGCAAGGAAGAAGTGACGATCGAACCGGGCAAGGGCTTGAACCTGGACCCGGAACTGATCAAGCAACTGGTGCCCGGAACGCTGGACCGGGCGACGATCAACGAGCAGCTTGCCGCACTCAAGAAGGCGATCTTCGAGCGGGCGCTGGGCGGCGAACTGACCCACCATCTCGGCTACGAGAAGGGCGAGGCCAAGCCGTCGGACAGCACGAACCACCGCAACGGCACCAGTCGCAAGCGCATCACGACCGACGACGACCTGCTCGACGTCGAGATTCCGCGTGACCGCGAAGGGACGTTCGATCCGGTGCTCATTGCCAAGGGCGAGCGACGTTTTACCGGCTTCGACGACAAGATCATCGCGATGTACGCGCGCGGCATGAGCGTGCGGGAGATTCAGGGGTTCCTGCTGGAGATGTACGGCATCGAGGTATCGCCGGACTTCATCAGTACAGTGACCGATGCGGTGATCGACGAAGTGCGTGAATGGCAGCAGCGGCCGCTCGAGCCGATGTATCCGGTCGTGTTCTTTGACGCCTTGCGCGTCAAGATTCGCGACGAAGGCGTGGTCCGCAACAAGGCGATCTACTTGGCGCTCGGCGTGCGCCGCGACGGCACACGTGACGTGCTCGGCCTCTGGATCGAGCAGACCGAGGGCGCTAAGTTCTGGCTGCGGGTCGTCAACGACCTGAAACTGCGTGGCGTGCAGGACATCCTGATCGCCGTGGTTGACGGCCTGAAGGGCTTCCCGGAAGCGATCAACACCGTGTTCCCGGAAACGACGGTTCAGACATGCATCGTGCATCTGATCCGTAACTCGCTGGACTTTGCGAGCTGGAAAGATCGCAAGTCGGCTGCCGCCGCGCTCAAGGAGATCTACCGAGCACCGACGGCCGAGGCGGCCGCCGTGGCGCTGGACGCGTTCGACGCTGGACCGTGGGGCACGAAATACCCGCCAATTGCCGCACTCTGGCGGCGAGCCTGGGAGCAGGTGATTCCCTTCTACGCGTTCGCGCCGGACATACGGAAGATCATTTACACCACGAACGCCATTGAGTCGCTGCACATGCAGCTTCGCAAGATCATCAAGGCACGCGGCCACTTCCCGTCGGACGAGGCCGCGCTGAAGCTGATCTGGCTGGCACTGCGCAACGTCGTTGCCAAGTGGACCGGCTCCCGGCACGATTGGAAGAGCGCGATGACCCAGTTCGCGCTGCTTTACCCAGAGCGCTTTAGTATCGGAATCTGAGTTTTAACCTGCCTCACACACGAAATTCCGGATACCTCCCTTGATCCGAGTGAAACAGCAAGCCTTGCGGTCGACCACGTTGCTCATAGGCCATCTCCAACGCCTGCACGACCAGATCGGCATCAGGGCGTGTCGAGAACGCCCAGCCAACAACCCGACGCGTGAACAGGTCGAGTACTACGGCCAGATAATGCCAACGTCCCTGCGCCCAGACATACGTGATGTCACCACACCACACCACACCTGATTCGGCGTACCAACCTCGAATTCGCGATTGAGATGGTTCGGGATATCGATCCGCTCGACCGTGGCCTGCTTGTAGGCATGGCGACCCGGCTGCTTGCAGATCAACCCGAGTTCTTCCATCAAGCGGCTGACCTTGATGCGTCCAATCGCCGTACCTTCCTCGCGCATCATGCCCATGATGCTGCGACTGCCAGCAGAGCTTCGACTCTCAATGAACAGCTCGTGTACCCGGCTACGCAGTGCCATGCGCTCGGCATCAACGCGTCGGGCTCGCCCTCGGTGGGCATACAGGCAGGACCGCGACACGTCGAATACCGCGCAGATCAGCTCGACCGATTCGCTTGCGCCAATCTGATCAATTACTTCGTACGTTCGATGCCTTCCGACATCAAGAGCGCGGTAGCCTTTTTTAAAATGGCCTTCTCACGCTCGAGGCGTTCGATACGCGCCTCGAGTTCCTGAATACGCTGTTGATCCGGCGTGATTGCCTTGCCCTGCGGCGTGACGCCCTGGCGTTCCATCTGAAGTTGCTGCACCCAGCGGCGCAGCACCGTCTCGCCGACGCCGACCGAGCGGCTTGCTTCCATATGGCTATAACCCTGGTCGAGCACCAGACAGGCGGCTTGCTGTTTGAACTCCGGGGAAAACGTACGTCGTTGCTTGCTCATCAGACACCTCTTCATGGCGACCATTCTCGCCTAAATCAGTGTCCGGATTCATTAGACCACTACACGTCCACATGCGGCCGTTCTCGAAATAGCAGAGGTAGACGTAGGTGCCTGGACGCAGCACGCGCAAACCGTAAGCTTTGCCACCTGTGAGGGCGGGATAGCCATCCGTGCTGAGCGTCGGAAACACCTTTTTTTCCAAAACTCTATCCGCGATGCCATAGCGCAACGGGTAGATGGGCACGCCCCTCTCGCACGGCGGTGCTGAGGTAGCTTGGCCGATTTTTTTCTCACCGGGACGGTCGGGGCATAGGGCTTTTTTACAGGTGGTTTCCATAGTGTTTCCTTCAGGACATTGCGGCGGCCCGCGCCACCAATCGCGCCTCGGCGTCGAACAACCGCTGCTTTCCCTTCACCTGCCGCTGGAGCAAGATGTCACGCAAGGTGGCATCCATGGCAAAGAAATCATGCGGGTAGCCACGGCCCTGGTGATCGAGGTCGGTGCCTTCGCGCGGGTACTCGTGCGGATAGCGTGGACTCTTGAACGTGTAGTCGCGCTGCACCTGACGCGCGGCGCGCACGTTCTCCGTGTAGGCGAACGTGCGCAAACTGGGCTGCGGCTGGTCGCCGCCGGGCGTCGGGTTGTAGATCACCGGCTCGCCCTGCTGACGACCGAAGATAAACAGCCGATCGCAGTGGATCAACCGATGACCGTCGGCCTTGTGCTGGAAGGCGTAGAAGAAGCCCTCCTCGCGCAGGATGCGTTCGATGAAGTCGTAGTCGGTGTCGCCGGCCTGCACGCAATACTCGCGCGCCAGATGCTCGTTGGTGACACGCTGCTCGTAGTCCAGCGTTTGATGGTGTGCCTTGAGCACGGCCGTGGCGATCTCGGGCACGCTCAAAGTCTGGAAGATGCGCCAGTCGGAAGACAATTTCAGGCGTGCCAGGCGCGGCTCGACCACGGCGGAATAGCGAGTGCGTCGAATGCCCGTATCGCCTTGCACAAAACTCGACACCGCGCCGTGCACGTAGCGCACGGGAGAGCCGCTCTGCCAAATCGTGAGCAGGCCATTGCGGTCGAGCACCTGGCCGAAGTCGATGGCGGGATTAGCGCTGGCAAGCTCCACCTGCAACAGGAAGGTCTCGGACAAGCCTTCGTGCAGGGTGAACTCCACCACTTCGAACGACTCGTCACCAGCGGTGAAGGTAAAGTGCAGGGCGGATTGCGTGGGCATGGTCGCTCCCGTGGCCTGGATTACGGTTTGAGGATGTGATCCAGCGATTGCAGGACCTGGTCGGTGGTGGCACCTAGCCTGATCGAGAAGAACAGGTAGGCGCCAACCAGTACGACCAACGCGATGGCCCAGGGTGTCCAGAGGGGCATCTGGCGCTTGAGCCGGTAGCGGTGCGTGGCGACGGTCGGCGCATCGGTGAGGCGCTCGGGCGCATCGCCACGCAGCGGCCGCAGGATGCGATGGAGCTTGACGATGATGGCGTTGAGCGTGTCCTGCTGGTTGTGCTGCTGACCGTATTTGCCCTGGAAACCCAGGCAAAGGCAGAGGTATTTGAATTCCAGGACGTGGTGGTACTTCTCCGGCTCCATCTGCATGCGCGCGAGCACGGTGAAGAATTTTTCGCCGCCCCAGGTTTCGTTGTGGTGGTAGCTGAGCAGCGAGCGTTCGCGCCAGAGCGAGCTGTGGCCCCAGAGAGTGGCCATGACAGCTTCGTCGATGAACGCACACAGCGCATAGCGGTAGGCCAACTGGGTGGCGCCGTCGTAACCGAGCTGGCGCACCTCCTCGGACAGCGCGGTGATCTGGTCGCGCACGTTGGCGTAGAGCCTGGGGATGTCGTCGCAGCGGTCAAGGCGGCGCAGGCGAATGACCAGCCCCAGCAGCGGCTGCGCGGCATCCACTAGAGGGTTGAGGCTGTGGCCGCGTAGCTGAAATTGCAGGTCGTCGTCGTAGTCGATGTGGTGCACCGAGTCGAACAGCATGCGGTCCTTGTCGCCCATCGGGGAGACAGGCGGTGTGCGCAGGAAGTCGCCCGACGTGGCTCCCGGTGGATAGGGCGCCGATTGCTGTGCCCGCAGTCGCGGCTCGCGATCGATCCTGTCGTTGCCGATGTCGACGGTGGTGTTCATGTCATTGACTCCGAATGGCCCAGAACTGGAGTTCCAGTTCCGGGAAGTCGCCGGTGATGTGGAAGCCGAAACCGTTGGCGCCCTTCTGCATCAACTTCTGCCAATTCGGATGCGTGCGATCGAGCTGGAAGTAGGTGAAGCCGGCATGGAACGGCAGGTGGCGCGGCGCCACTGGCAGCGGGCTGAGTGGAATGCCGGGCAGTTGCAGACGGATGAGGTCGAGCAGCGTCTGCTGGGAGGCGACCTTGGCCTGTTGCAGGAAGAGCTGGCGCAGCTGGTCCAGCGGCATGCGCGCGCGCACGGCGAGAATGAATTCCGCGCTTTGCATGAGGCTGGAGTCGTTGACCTGGGCGGTGAGCACGCCATGGCGCTCCTTGACCAGCGGCAGGGACACGGCGCGCGGTTGCAGCACGGTGCTGAGCACGCGGCGCAGGGTTTCCTGCAGCAAGTGGAAGGTGGCCTGCGGGTTGTCGTGCTGGTAGGCCGGAAACTCCGGCGGTACGCGCGCCTCGTCGGTAAAGGTGACGAGTTCGCCGCAGGCCTGGCCGCATGCGAGGTAGGCGTCGAGCGGATGCACGTCGCTATCGCGTGCCAAATGCCGGAACAGGTGCTGCCAACGATTGAGCGCTTGCAGCAGGTTGAAGTCGGTGACGTCGGCGACGCCGGCCTGGCCAGGCGAGCCGATGCGCTCGGCGATGCTCTTGGCGCGCTCGTGCGCCAGCGCGGCGATTTCTTCCATGAAATGCGCGAGCTGGCTGATGGCTCGCAGGTGCAAGCCGGTGATGTGGAAGCCGCCATCCATCAGCAAGCTGCCATCGGGACGCCGGTCGAGAATGCGGCCGATGGCCAGCCCGGTGAAGGCACTACGGTCGTCCCGTTCCAGCGCCAGTTGCAGGTTGGGTACAGCCATGGTCACGGCGACATGGTTGCCCTGGTGGCTGTGGGTATCGCGCACGTCTTCGCTACGCGCTACGTAGCGCGCATTGGCGTAGGTGTCCGGCCAGCGGATTTCGGCCATGCCGTCGGAACGCAGCGGCAGCGTGAGATAGACGGTCTGGTTGGCGGCCGTGGCATCGCTGATGTCTAGCGGCTCCGGCGGCGGCTGGTCGTGCGGGATGTCGAAGGCGGTGCCGTCGGGCAGGATGCCGCGCGCACGCACGATCGCGATCTTGCCGATGGCGAGGAAGTCCTGGTTCAACACCAGCTCGGCGAAACCGTAGCCGTATTTACGACCCAAACGGACGTTGACGTAGTGCTCGAGGTAGCGACTGGTTTGTTGGAAATGCTGGGGCTTGACGAAGAGCCCTTCGTTCCATGCAACGGGATTGCGGGTGGTCATGGTTGCTTGCTCGTTTGGATGGCTGCCTCGCGGGAAAATCCGCGGAACAGCTGCTGCGGACGAGAGGCCGGTTTGCGCAACAGGTCCGGCGCGCTATCGGTCGGCTCGCGCAACACGCCCAGCGCGCCGCGAACGGGTTTGCGTTGCGGATCCCGCGCGCCGCGGGCGGGTTCGCGCAACGGATCCGGCGCGCGATAGGCCTCGTTGGTAATGGTGACGCGGGTGTCTTGCAGGGTGACCAGCAAGGCGTATTTGCGCCCGCGCGGTTCGAGCTGGAAAACGTCGTATCGGCGGGTCGCATTGACATCGTGGAAGGCGGCTACGACGGCCACGTAGCGGGCCTTGTCTTCGACGGGACTGAATTCGATGAACTTGAACTGGCCTGGCGCGAGGGTGTAGTCGTCCGCGGCAATGAAGGTGCTGCCCAGCGCCTTCTTGGGATTCTGGCTGACGAGGTCGAGGTCGGCGTTTTCCAGCATGCTGTCGTCCTTGAGTTGGAGCACCTGGAAGGCGACCGGGGTGGCGGCGGCGCTGGACGCCGGCGCTGGTGACTCTGGCGACCGTGCACTGGCTGTGGCCAGACTGTCGCCCTTGCGGTACTGGCCCAGGTTTGACGCGACGCCGGGCGCGTCCGCTAGCGACGGGCTACGGCGAAGCTGCCCATCCAGCGGCAAGGGTGGCTTGCCGCTGAGCGTGGCGGTGAGGGAATTCGGAAGCTGGCGCCCTGTGCCATGCGACGGCAGCGGCACCACACCCTCCTCGCCCTGCAAATGGTCCAGCAAGGCGCGCAAGCCGCTGATGAGTTCGCCCTTGGTGGCGCCGTTGAAGCTGACGGAATACGGACCCTCCCCGATCAGCTTCTCCTCGGTCGGTTCATCGACCACGGCGGCGCTGTCGGCGGCCGATGCGCTGACCGGGTTGGGATTGACGTAGGCGCTGGCGTACAGGCTGAGGGCGATCTGGGTGGGCTGGTCGTCGGGCCCGCCCACCGGGATGGACGGGTCCATCAAGACCCGGCCCGTCTTCTTGAACACGTTGCCCACGGTGCTGCAGCCGGCGAGCAGCATGCCGGCGAGCAGAAGCGCGAGGCTTCGCTTCATGGCGCCTCCGCACGCAAGGCCTGGTCGTAGGCTTGATCGAAGACCTCCCAAAACAATTTGTCGAAACCCTGCTGGCGTCCAGAGATCAACTCGTCGTAGTAGTGCCCATACATTTGCCACGCCCAACCATCGCTGTTCGCCTGGCCACTCTGCGGCGGGCGATAACGGGTAAAGCGCCGTTGTAACTGCTCCGGAGAGAAGGCTTGCAGCAGCGCGCTGAGACCGGCGGTGATGGCCTGATGGGTGGCCCGCTGCTGGCGATGGATCTGCTCCAGCGATTCCTCGATCGCTGCCGCGGGCGACAGATGCACGACACTGCGGTCGGCGGCGAACATGGCGCGGACGGTGTCCGGGTAGCTTTGACCCAGACGCAGCGGATTGTCTTCGATGGGCTGCAAGGTGCGCTGTCGCTGTCCGGGCGCGCCGCCGTGCAAAGCGCTCAGGCCACCGATGGCCGCACTGAGGCTGCGGCCTGCCTCGTAGAGCAGCGCGTAGGTTGTTTGCGCATCCAGCGCCCCCACTGGTGCGCCGAGCCCTTCGATCAGCGGATTGACCAGGGCGGCCGGATCGTGGCCGTTCGCTTGCTGTGCACGCAGCCACTCGCGAGCGGCGGGGTTATGGCTGTCGGGCTCCGACATGATGGTGTCTCCTGATGCATGGATGGGCTTGCCGTGAACGGCTTCCTGCGCCGTGGCGGCAAGGTCGGCCTGGGCCGCCAGCGGCGACAGTCCGTAGTGGTGGGGATCGAGCGGATCTAACGAGGCGCGCGCGGCGGCGCCCCCGCTCCACTGGGCCGCGAGATCCAGCGCGTGCAACGGGTCGAGCTGGCCTTGCGGCCTTGTCGGCTCGCTCAAGGCCTGGAAAGCGGCCCAGCCGGGATTCGGCTCAACGGGGTGCGGCCCCTCGGATGCCGCGGCTGGCAAGCCGTCCAGGTAGTCGTCGGGCAACTGCATCAACTCCTCGACGTCGTGCTGAGCCAGCGCGCGCGACGGATCCGGCAACGCGTGCTGCTCCTCGTCCACGTGCACCGTGAGGCGGTACGGCCCGACGTGCAGGGTGTCCGCGTCGCGCAAGCGCGCGCTGGCGTGCAGGCCTAGGGGGCGGGTCTGCTCGTTCAGCCGGGTGTGGCCGCTGCGATCGATGACGATATAGCCGCCATCTTCGAAGCGGATTTCGCAGTGTTGAGGCTGCACCCAGCCGGCGCGGTCGTGCAGCACCCAACTTGCACCCTGCGAGCCTATGCTGCCGCCGGCGGGGTCGAAGCTGTAGCGCGGTGCCGTGCCTTGCTGCAAGGCATCCGGGTTGTCGACGACCAAGGCCAGGCGGGGTTCCGTGGATACCGTATTCATGCGCGCACCGTCAGTTGAACGCGAGGGGGCCGGCGCAATGCAGGCTGCTCCAGAAAACTGGTCCAGCCCAATTCGGTGCCGACATCGCCCGAGAGGTTGAAGGAAGGGATTTCGTTTTCGCGCAGCGCCAGTTCGAGGTCGCACGGGGTTTGGTCGCGCAACAGGAAGGCGACCAGTAGCCGCAAACGCTCGAAGTTCTCGCCGTGCGGAAGAAATTCGCGGAACCGCTGCTGGCTGAGGTTGGCGATGACGATGGTGAATTTGGCGTGGCGCGTGCGCACGCTGTCGCCCACGCGGAAGCTCTCGCCGAGCTGGCCATTGAGGCAACCAAGCTTGACGCGATCGCCCGGGTCAATGTCGGCGTGGCGCAGTTCGAAATCGCGGATGTCGACGTCCTTGAGGTCGAAGCAGTGCGCAATCAGCCCGGCGACCATCGCGGGCGAACGGCTACGATGCACCACGGCGCCGGCGAAACTGAGCAGGCGGCTCCAGGCAATGGGCGTGTCGCCGCGGATGGCGGTGTTCTCCAGACCGATCAGCGCGAACAGGCGTTGCGAGAGCGGGTCACTGGCGCCGGGACGGAAGCGGATGTAGTGCCGGTACTTGCGCCAGGCCTGGTGCAGCAGTGTCAGCAGGCGGTGATGGAATACGTCGAAGAACGCCGGACGGATGACCGTGTTGCCATCGGGAGATGACTGCCTACGTACCGCAATGCCCGTGCCAATTTTCTCAAATCGGCATTTAATCCTTTAAATTCAGCGTATTAACTGGATGCGAGACGCTTCGGACGGACGACGAGGAACGCGAAGCCCCGAAAATTGATTTTTTGACTGGCATTTCGGGCCATTCGTGGCCCGAAAAATCGCAAATCATTGAAAAGGAATAGGAATAATCGGGCCATTTTGGGCTCGATCGGGCCACGGATGGCCCGATCATGAGCGCGGCCGTCCGCCGGGCGTTTGCACAGATCCTCCACCGGCT
Proteins encoded in this window:
- the tssJ gene encoding type VI secretion system lipoprotein TssJ, whose translation is MKRSLALLLAGMLLAGCSTVGNVFKKTGRVLMDPSIPVGGPDDQPTQIALSLYASAYVNPNPVSASAADSAAVVDEPTEEKLIGEGPYSVSFNGATKGELISGLRALLDHLQGEEGVVPLPSHGTGRQLPNSLTATLSGKPPLPLDGQLRRSPSLADAPGVASNLGQYRKGDSLATASARSPESPAPASSAAATPVAFQVLQLKDDSMLENADLDLVSQNPKKALGSTFIAADDYTLAPGQFKFIEFSPVEDKARYVAVVAAFHDVNATRRYDVFQLEPRGRKYALLVTLQDTRVTITNEAYRAPDPLREPARGARDPQRKPVRGALGVLREPTDSAPDLLRKPASRPQQLFRGFSREAAIQTSKQP
- the tssG gene encoding type VI secretion system baseplate subunit TssG yields the protein MKCRFEKIGTGIAVRRQSSPDGNTVIRPAFFDVFHHRLLTLLHQAWRKYRHYIRFRPGASDPLSQRLFALIGLENTAIRGDTPIAWSRLLSFAGAVVHRSRSPAMVAGLIAHCFDLKDVDIRDFELRHADIDPGDRVKLGCLNGQLGESFRVGDSVRTRHAKFTIVIANLSQQRFREFLPHGENFERLRLLVAFLLRDQTPCDLELALRENEIPSFNLSGDVGTELGWTSFLEQPALRRPPRVQLTVRA
- the tagH gene encoding type VI secretion system-associated FHA domain protein TagH, which produces MNTVSTEPRLALVVDNPDALQQGTAPRYSFDPAGGSIGSQGASWVLHDRAGWVQPQHCEIRFEDGGYIVIDRSGHTRLNEQTRPLGLHASARLRDADTLHVGPYRLTVHVDEEQHALPDPSRALAQHDVEELMQLPDDYLDGLPAAASEGPHPVEPNPGWAAFQALSEPTRPQGQLDPLHALDLAAQWSGGAAARASLDPLDPHHYGLSPLAAQADLAATAQEAVHGKPIHASGDTIMSEPDSHNPAAREWLRAQQANGHDPAALVNPLIEGLGAPVGALDAQTTYALLYEAGRSLSAAIGGLSALHGGAPGQRQRTLQPIEDNPLRLGQSYPDTVRAMFAADRSVVHLSPAAAIEESLEQIHRQQRATHQAITAGLSALLQAFSPEQLQRRFTRYRPPQSGQANSDGWAWQMYGHYYDELISGRQQGFDKLFWEVFDQAYDQALRAEAP